The following are encoded together in the Anopheles nili chromosome 3, idAnoNiliSN_F5_01, whole genome shotgun sequence genome:
- the LOC128724537 gene encoding protein yellow-like, which produces MASRSVLVSLAGLLLMLAVVTGPVGSYSPFKKGTPHGSFTRTSPANGGTPREREREREREQERLATPYVGPLVGLEGKRSANEFLEDVGKPVFDTVYHWKMIDFMYPSLQLRNNAIRTREFIPENNLPLGVDRFRDRLFVTTPRWNPGVPATLSYLPLPAQDRSQPLMPYPDWSYHTSPRNPDCSKMMSVYRIQVDECDRLWVLDAGVTDTLTNLQQVCPPKIMAFDLQNDELLFTYVLPAEQVKEDSLHTNLVVDVREGQCDDAFAYVADVWRNGITVFDLRKFKSWRTTNHLYNPNPIASDYNYQELNFQWSDGVFGMSLAPLHRSGDRMLLFHPMSSFMEFQVPASVLRNETIWEGFPLAAKTFQPVGTRGRLGQSSTSGVAKNNVQFFTLVQQAGVGCWDLGKPYNRNNLGVVEKNAQKLTFPNDLKLDHEPQQALWVMSNKLPVFLYDKLDYTQTNFRVLMADARKAIEGTVCDPRVPPSLAFDAAQLECELEL; this is translated from the exons ATGGCATCCCGAAGCGTGTTGGTGTCGCTGGCAgggttgctgctgatgctagCCGTCGTCACCGGTCCGGTTGGGAGCTATTCACCCTTCAAGAAGGGCACACCACATGGGTCGTTTACGCGAACATCACCCGCGAACGGTGGAACACCGCGAGAACGCGAACGAGAACGCGAACGTGAACAGGAGCGACTGGCGACACCGTACGTGGGTCCGCTGGTTGGGCTGGAAGGAAAGCGATCGGCGAACGAGTTCCTTGAGGACGTTGGCAAGCCCGTCTTCGATACGGTGTACCACTGGAAGATGATCGACTTCATGTACCCATCGCTGCAGCTGCGTAACAACGCGATCCGTACACG TGAGTTCATTCCCGAGAACAACCTACCGCTCGGTGTCGATCGCTTCCGGGATCGTCTTTTCGTGACGACACCTCGTTGGAATCCAGGTGTACCAGCTACGCTGTCCTATCTGCCACTACCGGCGCAGGATCGCAGTCAACCGTTGATGCCGTACCCAGACTGGAGCTATCACACGTCACCCCGAAATCCAGACTGCTCGAAGATGATGTCGGTGTACCGCATCCAGGTGGATGAGTGCGATCGACTGTGGGTGTTGGACGCTGGTGTCACCGATACGCTGACGAACCTCCAGCAAGTCTGCCCGCCCAAGATCATGGCGTTTGATCTACAAAACGACGAGCTGCTGTTCACGTACGTCCTGCCAGCCGAACAGGTGAAGGAGGACTCACTGCACACGAACCTCGTGGTGGATGTACGCGAGGGTCAGTGTGATGATGCGTTCGCGTACGTCGCAGACGTCTGGCGTAACGGCATAACGGTGTTCGATCTGCGCAAGTTCAAGAGCTGGCGTACGACGAACCACCTGTACAACCCGAACCCGATCGCGAGTGACTACAACTATCAGGAGCTGAACTTCCAGTGGTCGGATGGTGTGTTCGGGATGTCACTGGCACCGCTGCACCGTTCCGGTGATCGCATGTTGCTGTTCCACCCGATGTCAAGCTTTATGGAGTTCCAGGTGCCAGCTTCGGTGTTGCGCAATGAAACCatctgggaaggtttcccgcTGGCGGCGAAGACGTTCCAGCCCGTTGGTACGCGGGGACGACTCGGTCAGTCTTCAACGTCAGGTGTCGCGAAGAACAACGTGCAGTTCTTCACGCTCGTCCAGCAGGCAGGTGTCGGTTGCTGGGATCTCGGTAAACCGTACAACCGCAACAACCTCGGGGTGGTCGAAAAGAACGCCCAAAAGCTGACCTTCCCGAACGACCTGAAGCTTGACCACGAACCGCAACAGGCGTTGTGGGTGATGAGCAACAAGCTGCCCGTGTTCCTGTACGACAAGCTCGACTACACGCAGACCAACTTCCGCGTGTTGATGGCTGACGCACGGAAGGCGATCGAGGGCACCGTATGTGACCCACGGGTGCCACCCAGCTTGGCCTTTGATGCCGCCCAGCTCGAGTGTGAGCTGGAACTGTAA